A genome region from Prionailurus viverrinus isolate Anna chromosome A3, UM_Priviv_1.0, whole genome shotgun sequence includes the following:
- the BHLHE23 gene encoding class E basic helix-loop-helix protein 23, which yields MAELKSLSGDAYLALSHGYAAATAGLAYGAARGPEAARGYGAPGPGGDLPAAPAPHAPAAAESSGEQSHDDDAFEQRRRRRRRGPGGAGDGRRRPREQRSLRLSINARERRRMHDLNDALDGLRAVIPYAHSPSVRKLSKIATLLLAKNYILMQAQALDEMRRLVAYLNQGQGLAGPVAAAPLTPFGQAAVYPFSAGAPLPCPDKCTAFSGTPSALCKHCNEKP from the coding sequence ATGGCCGAGCTCAAGTCGCTGTCGGGGGACGCGTACCTGGCGCTGAGCCACGGCTACGCGGCGGCCACGGCCGGCCTGGCCTACGGGGCGGCGCGGGGGCCCGAGGCGGCCCGCGGCTACGGCGCGCCGGGCCCGGGCGGCGACCTCCCCGCGGCGCCCGCGCCCCACGCCCCGGCGGCGGCCGAGAGCAGCGGCGAGCAGAGCCACGACGACGACGCCTTcgagcagcggcggcggcggcggcggcgggggcccgGGGGCGCGGGGGACGGGCGGCGGCGGCCTCGGGAGCAGCGCTCGCTGCGGCTGAGCATCAACGCGCGCGAGCGGCGGCGGATGCACGACCTGAACGACGCTCTGGACGGGCTGCGCGCCGTCATCCCCTACGCGCACAGCCCGTCGGTGCGCAAGCTCTCCAAGATCGCCACGCTGCTGCTCGCCAAGAACTACATCCTCATGCAGGCGCAGGCCCTGGACGAGATGCGGCGCCTCGTGGCCTACCTCAACCAGGGCCAGGGCCTGGCGGGCCCCGTGGCCGCTGCGCCCCTGACGCCCTTCGGCCAGGCCGCTGTGTATCCCTTCTCTGCGGGCGCCCCGCTGCCCTGCCCGGACAAGTGCACCGCCTTCTCCGGGACGCCCTCGGCACTTTGCAAACACTGTAACGAGAAGCCGTGA